The Solanum dulcamara chromosome 2, daSolDulc1.2, whole genome shotgun sequence region ACATGAAATATACCAGCCCAACAATACAACATTTTTACGTCCTCTTCGGCACATATTGTAGTTACTGGTACATCATATGTTCACATGTTAGTACAGAATGATATCATGTTCATGGTGTTATACATGTTGAGAACCATCTGAAGCACGGGCAAGTACACTAAATAcaataagaaatatatatatataatgaatcGTCATCAAGCTTTTGAAACTAGTGAAATGTCAGAGTTAATACAAGAAATCTTTTCAACTATTTTCTCAAGTGCAACTTCATCTGTTAGTGTACCTGTATGTGAAACTCCTTGTAACTTAAGGACTTCAAGGTGTTGGTGAGTACTCTTATTTGATTCAAGACTCAACAAGCTTACCATATTAACCGTTCCATCTCCGTCCCCATACACAATCTCAGGCCTCTTATCAAAATCGCCATCTGATCCATACAATAATGTCTCTGGAGTCTTAATCCCACAACCAATTATACAAGTGATAGGCACTTGATCATCAGGGAAAGTACTAGATGAAAAATTGTCAACCAAGGGAAGAATACGCGATGTGTAAGGCATAACCCCTTGAGAAAACCCAATATCCTTTAGGAATTTCGGGATATCATGAGCTGAGTATCCAACATTTGGGGTAACAACAAGTGGTGTTTTGGAGGTAAACACTTTTGGAGAAGGCAAAAGCCACATGTTACTTTCAGAACTTCTCTGTTCTTCCCTTACTAATAATGGATTAACTAAAGGCAATCCAAGTGTGTAACCAGAAGCAAAAGTGAGCATTTGCACAACTGTTCCTCCCCATGGTGTGGACAATGCTATAAAGTGTTTGATGTATTTTTGGCTCCAGGATTTCAGATTCCGAACGAGTAGTTGATGGACATATAAACCTCCTAAGCTGTGCGAAACAAGAATAACAGGTTTACCTCCATTTGAATTGCTTGCATTTTCTATAAGTCCTTTTAGGTCCTTGAGAAATTTCGAACCAACACGACTAGGATGACCTTCTGCAGCTAAACCATAACGAAAATCGTATGGTGCTCCAAACAGATTTTCTCC contains the following coding sequences:
- the LOC129880741 gene encoding lecithin-cholesterol acyltransferase-like 1 isoform X1 produces the protein MKILSIFIMSIMLYTNCQAISTNLHPLILIPGAGGNQLEARLTSKYKSTSLLCNKWYPLKKDSEGWFRIWFDPSVLLSPFTKCFNQRMKLYYQTHLDDYYDAPGVQTRITHFGSTKPLLYLDPYLQKITAYMEPLVKALEELGYRDGENLFGAPYDFRYGLAAEGHPSRVGSKFLKDLKGLIENASNSNGGKPVILVSHSLGGLYVHQLLVRNLKSWSQKYIKHFIALSTPWGGTVVQMLTFASGYTLGLPLVNPLLVREEQRSSESNMWLLPSPKVFTSKTPLVVTPNVGYSAHDIPKFLKDIGFSQGVMPYTSRILPLVDNFSSSTFPDDQVPITCIIGCGIKTPETLLYGSDGDFDKRPEIVYGDGDGTVNMVSLLSLESNKSTHQHLEVLKLQGVSHTGTLTDEVALEKIVEKISCINSDISLVSKA
- the LOC129880741 gene encoding lecithin-cholesterol acyltransferase-like 1 isoform X2, coding for MKILSIFIMSIMLYTNCQAISTNLHPLILIPGAGGNQLEARLTSKYKSTSLLCNKWYPLKKDSEAYMEPLVKALEELGYRDGENLFGAPYDFRYGLAAEGHPSRVGSKFLKDLKGLIENASNSNGGKPVILVSHSLGGLYVHQLLVRNLKSWSQKYIKHFIALSTPWGGTVVQMLTFASGYTLGLPLVNPLLVREEQRSSESNMWLLPSPKVFTSKTPLVVTPNVGYSAHDIPKFLKDIGFSQGVMPYTSRILPLVDNFSSSTFPDDQVPITCIIGCGIKTPETLLYGSDGDFDKRPEIVYGDGDGTVNMVSLLSLESNKSTHQHLEVLKLQGVSHTGTLTDEVALEKIVEKISCINSDISLVSKA